CATTTTCCACTACATCCGGGCGCCGATGTAGCGCGCCACTAAGGATGCGACGACCCGATCCTCACTCACTTGCCACCGTATCCGGATCAAGATACGGCGCGCCACTTGGgaacaaaagaaaaaaacaaaatagttCTCCAAAATGCTTTTCAAAGTAGTCTTTTTGAAACATCAATTTTGTTTTTTCTGCTAGAGTATTCAGGAATATTTTTTCTTCACGAAAAGTTACATGTATGTAAAATATTCATCAATGTATGtttccaaaaaaaatcataattttATATTTCCTATATTTGTTATTGTACTGTCATCAGAGAGCACGCGAGCTCATGAGCAGATAGTCGGCGTCCAGAAAATATGTGCTTAGAAGTCAAATTTCTAGTCTTTACGCAACTTCCATCCCATTTATTGACATTTTTTATGCTCTATATTTCTGAAATTAGCTATTTCGTCTCAGTTTCCGTGGCTCGCATTTCAGCGATGCATTTCACACACATCTGGCTACTTATCTTCTGGTCTCCCTCCTTGGCTCTTGCGCTTATAAAAGGGGGCGTGATGGCCTCTTACTTTACTATAACTTTGTGCGGTCCCACAACCACAGAAACCATCGTGATCATCTTGGATCAAACGAAACGAAATGGCGCCGGTGAAGGTGTTCGGGCAGGCCATGTCGCCGAACGTGGCTCGGGTGCTGGTGTTCCTGGAGGAGGCCGGCGCCGACTACGAGCTCGTCGACATCGATTTCCAGGCCAAGGAGCACAAGAGCCCCGACCACCTTGCCAGAAACGTACGTAACATAACCCCGGATCGACTGCTTACTTTTTTTTTGCCATCTTCTCGTTGTATTTTCTGTTCGTGATGATTTGACGCcgagggcatgtacaatggttgataaggtagtcttatcttaagtcttgcatataatttagagatgacaaaaCATTTTATCTACAATGGGTCATCTCTTAGacttatcttcaataactagtCATTTCTAAAAACGGGGTGATacatattgtgctaagagatTATCTCTTGTTTTCTCTTAAATAAGAGAGGACAAGCATTTTCTTATGAGTTCTTTCTCCTTCAACTCATCACTTATACTACGTGGCACTGCTAAGATAGCATCACTGTACATGCCATGTTTTCTTGCAGCCGTTTGGGCAAATCCCCGCATTCCAGGACGGTCATGTCGTTCTCTTCGGTACGTAACCCCCTCCCAAGAGCCATGATCACAATCCTCATTTCTTGGTCAAGTTGGATGAAGTTTTACGTTTTAAATTACTCGTGCATTGCATGCAGAGTCAAGAGCAATCGCCAAGTACGTGGCGCGCAAGTACAAGACGGACGAGGCCGACCTGCTGAGGGAAGGCGACCTTTCAGAAGCCGCCATGGTGGACGTGTGGACGGAGGTGGAGGCGCACACGTACAGCGCCGCCCTCTCGCCCATCGTCTACGAGTGCCTCATCTTCCCTCTCATGCACGGCAAGCCCACCGACAACAAGGTTGTCGACGAGAGCCTCGAGAAGCTGAGGAAGGTGCTCGAGGTCTACGAGGCACGGCTATCCAAGCACAGGTACTTGGCCGGGGATTTCCTCAGCTTCGCTGACCTCAACCATTTCCCCTACACCTTTTACTTCATGGCGACGCCGCATTGGGCCCTGTTTGAGTCGTACCCGCGCGTGAAGGCGTGGTGGGAGAGCATCATGTCCAGGCCGGCGATTCAGAAGCTCAGCGCAACCATGACACCATGAATTCACACACGACGCAACTGCCCGCTTATATATAGCTACTATGGCAGCTTAATTAGTAATTAGTATTCAATTTTATTGTGTGCATGACTGCTATTATGTAATTTGTATTGTCTACCAGAATTGTACAAGTCTGCAGTTCTGGTGGTTGTATCTATCTGTATGTTCCACACTTTCTTTTCCATTGGTTGCTTGTCAAAGTCCAAATCACTAGTTTGCACGTCTCCTTTTAGAATACCTAAACACCACCTGCATGCTCAACAGGGTGACGCGACGATGGCAGATCTAGCGGCTCCGAGTTGACTAGTTTGCACCGGCGTGACGAAATCTACATTTACAAAGTCAAAAGGGCCGCTGCTCTGCTGGCCATTTTCAGTGCCTTCTCAATTCTCATTCACCGGGCTGCTTTTTTACACTTTAGCTACTTTTCAGTCAGCTGATTTTTCACTTTGTGGTCAATCAATTTTTTGTTCGTTGGATGTGCTTTGAGATGTGTGTTGTTTTCATTTTCTGCTGTTTAATTCTGTTGTTGGGTTGGGCTGTGTGAAATCGATTGACCCCTATTTTGGGTCAGTCGAATTGCTTTTTGAAATCGTTTTTGTTCTTCTGGGTtgtgtttttcttttttctttttttaccTTTTTGTTATTGGTTATTTTTTTGGTTTGGTTGGTTTTTGGCTGCGTGTAATTATATACATACAAATATTATATAATATGTGACCAAATTTCGTAATTATATTATTAGTTTTGCATATTACGATAAAGTTCAACTTCGGTGCAAAGTTGTGCCCAAGTTTTTTTAAAATTTTCTCTCTTCTTAAAGGAaataccaatgccactaattcattccATTTTAGAAAAAAAAATATTATTTTGATATTGTTTGTCTTTATTTCATTTCATTCTACTTTAAGGTTAATACCAATGCCACTATTCATTTGTGCTGAGATTTTGTTTTTGCAAAAGTTCCACTTTTATATGCTTATTATTGCATATTTTTTAAAAGCGCATTTTTTATGTATATTTCGTGCAAATTTTGTAAGAGTTTGTTATAGATTCTTTTTCCCATTTTCTTTGTTCTTAAATGGTAATACCAATGCCTCATATTTATTATTTCTTTTGTGGGTATTTTTGCTTTATTCTTTATtctagtttttgtttttttgttgatTTTTACTTTTTCTTTATGCGTTTTTGAATGTTGAGTGTGTGTAAATATATGCACACACGTACTTCATGTATACATTATATTAGTGTCTGGAAATTTCACTACTATACTTTTCTTCCTACGTATTATAAAAAGTACAATTTTTGTACTAATCTTGACAAAATTTAAGTTTTAAGTTTTTATTTCACTTCTCTCTTATTTAAGGGTAATACAAATGACACTAATTCATTTCTTCTTTGAAACTTATTTTTTATGTAAATTCTACTAGTATATGTTAGTTCTTGCATAGCTATAAAAAGTGTAATTTATGTGTAAATTATGTGCAAATTTGATAATGATTTATTTTTTCATTCCTTTCTTCTTAAAGGGT
Above is a window of Triticum urartu cultivar G1812 unplaced genomic scaffold, Tu2.1 TuUngrouped_contig_5656, whole genome shotgun sequence DNA encoding:
- the LOC125529516 gene encoding probable glutathione S-transferase GSTF1; protein product: MAPVKVFGQAMSPNVARVLVFLEEAGADYELVDIDFQAKEHKSPDHLARNPFGQIPAFQDGHVVLFESRAIAKYVARKYKTDEADLLREGDLSEAAMVDVWTEVEAHTYSAALSPIVYECLIFPLMHGKPTDNKVVDESLEKLRKVLEVYEARLSKHRYLAGDFLSFADLNHFPYTFYFMATPHWALFESYPRVKAWWESIMSRPAIQKLSATMTP